From Candidatus Omnitrophota bacterium:
ACCTGGAGGCAGGGGGTGGTGCCGGGATTGACTCTGCAGTAAAAGCCTTCAGTCCGCTGAACTATGATGCGGATGACGATGAAAACGTTCGGGTGACCGAGCTTTTCTACGAACATTCTTTCAGCAAGTTGCCTCTGTTTGTTACCGCAGGCAAGCTGGACCCCACTGTCTATCTCGATGTCAATAACTACGCGAATGATGAGTGTTCGCAATTTCTCGGAGGCATTTTCCGGAACTCCCAGACCATTGAGTTCCCGGACAATGCCGCCGGATTACGGGCCTCGTATGATCCCACCGAGTTCCTTGATTTGGAATTCCTGGCCCTGGATGCAGACGCGGATTTTTCCGACATATTGGGAGACCTCTTCCTTGCCGCCCAAGTTACCCTGGTTCCGCATTTGTGGGAACGGCCGGGGAACTACCGTTTCTTTGCCTGGACCAATAACGCCTCCCACACCAAATGGCTCGACACAACCCGGAGTTCTGAAGACGGTTTTGGCGCGGGGCTAAGTTGGGACCAGGCGTTGACTGATCAAGCCGGGGCTTTCTTGCGCTATGCCTGGCAAGATTCTTCCGTGTCCCTTGAGGGGGCGGATTTCTCTCTGGAGCACTCGTGGAGTCTGGGAGTGCAGTTGACAGGCGAGGGCTGGAAGCGGGATGCGGATGTGTTGGGTTTAGCAGTG
This genomic window contains:
- a CDS encoding carbohydrate porin, with protein sequence MKRWALTIALLSGLSLNVQALASTAALLEETDIGFGATGVVQGTDQANGDDLLQPEESASEASYSIDVEIEKLFGESGTGFLHLEAGGGAGIDSAVKAFSPLNYDADDDENVRVTELFYEHSFSKLPLFVTAGKLDPTVYLDVNNYANDECSQFLGGIFRNSQTIEFPDNAAGLRASYDPTEFLDLEFLALDADADFSDILGDLFLAAQVTLVPHLWERPGNYRFFAWTNNASHTKWLDTTRSSEDGFGAGLSWDQALTDQAGAFLRYAWQDSSVSLEGADFSLEHSWSLGVQLTGEGWKRDADVLGLAVGQNLPSHDYKKSQGAKGRAETHLELYYNWAAHENLTLTPDLQVVWEPFGGDAANGTDTLWVGGLRAQMDF